Sequence from the Magallana gigas chromosome 4, xbMagGiga1.1, whole genome shotgun sequence genome:
atcctgttagaaaagggactaatgattataaacataagaatatccaggggaaaatggattttatttatacaggatctacatgtattattgtacattgtccagatagtttgtattatgactccattgagctgattttatcataactattgttcctcaggtgagcgatgtggcccatgggcctcttgtttgtgttttattgtatatGGCATTAAATCAATTTAACCCTTAACTTGTGTAAGTATTTTAAACACGTCTATACTAGAACACATGTTAAAATAATCCATGCACCAAGACATTCCTCAAAGATATATCTCACTCGTCGAAGTATTTAACATTGCTGTcaaattgatgttttattaaaaaaaaattcataaattttgaataaGTTTCTTCAAGTATTGTTATCATCCTAATTTCTGAAACGAACAATCTTTCTTGAGCCTTTAACTCAAATGAACACCGTTTACATGAGAAATAAACTGCCGACGATCCAATTAAAAATACAGGTATAACTGTTTCAAATAATATTCCATAATTGAAATTGACAGGATGATTAGAGATTATCTTTTCAAAAGTCACCACAACTGTAACGTGTCTCTAAAATTAAAGGCAATGATGTTTATCACTTCCAAACGTCCATTGAGTGCATCATGATCAATAAAATGTGCGCCTCTTATATCCAATGATACTCAGTTTCCTGTTTCACTCGGTTTATTTCTATGTTGGTCAATTGtcgtttgtaaaaataatatgtaCGGTAAAGTTATGCTGGTGAAAGAGGCAACCTATAACGATAGAAATTAACATTGACAAACTGTTCATTGTGGTTATAAATATAATCCACATATTAAacttatgaattattttttgtcataaaaTGCTTTCGTAAAAATACATCattttcaatattgtttttGGCAAGTCATTTAACATGCTCTAAGTGAAAAATTTATCTATAAagattgtttcttttttaactgGAAATAATTATGTACACTGCATTCAATGTATTGAGTTATATTGTCAGCTTCAAATTaacattcaattaaaaaaaaacattctgttTTACAAAATGCATGCAAAACAATAGTAAAAATATACCATTCGCTTCAGTaagacaagaggcccatgggccacatcgctcacctgaggaacaataggtaagACAACAAAACTACTCTAttcacaaacaattttttttcaacgctttgatattttaaagaaaccaataaaataatttttcactaagattataaatatttaatgaggGGAGGCAAATCGTCTATCGTCCAAATGTATGTTGTCATCTGATTTGAAAGCCGTTAAAATTGTAAAGACaccttatattttttatatattttcacaaAGATAAATGAGGAAAATACAAGGATGAAGAACGATACTGAAAAAATCCACTTATGATTTTAAGTATTTTGAGTTATgacaaaaatagaaatattctaAAGACTGTGACAGTCGTAATCTGCCTAATGTTCCAATGGCccttgaattaaaatttatacagaaaacaaaattacattgggtttttttctgataaaGATATAATGTATCATCATCGCTTTTGAAATTTCTTGTAGTAATACTATTTAAGTGTGAGGTAATTACTTTAATAATTTGGGTATCAGTGGGTTTCGGGTGTCAAGGTAAGATTTCAGTGTCAATGTATATTTGTTGTCAGGTGTGTTGGATATTTTACCTGCCAAGGTACGTAAGAATTTAAGTAATATaagagggttgttcggaaactattgagacattttctcttattcttttagtaaaaatataaactcttgaaatttcaccaaaacgtaaatcaggatatagtttaacaaatgaatgtaaaaagcTTCTTGTCCATGGcataaatattattatcattCCTGGTAATGTGACAAACATGCCTTCGTCGagtgacccggcgcaaccgcaaagttttcgcaacgtcattttaacgcttcttattgctccagtgttttaaacaccttacaaacgaacggaaataagaattgttctttatttcttatcttttgttttcatttcaagatgtcatcacTTACATTTTTCTcatgcttgattttttttaatttttttttttttttttttttggggggggggggggggtcgatcgAGTTCATTTTACCCGAAAGTTTAATCACTGTGAATTTCTCCTGCAgtcattttgtacataattaGAATTGTTGACAAGAGTTAGTATGTCAAAAGTACATGATAATTAATCCCTTTGTCTTAATTCTAGTTAAACAGTCAGTGGAAAGaaatatgatgaactgaagCTCTTTATCCCTTGccatcgtatagtttttgttTGGGTGGCCgtcttcttctgagatttccacCGGTACCAGTTTGATGAAAATTCGCTCCACGtcttgacgtcaaaatttaatgtaaattgtTGTCAGATTTCTACTGAttggtaaatatatttgtaccatatccgtatttcaactcgaacatcagtgaaatttgatcaaaatttagtcgaaaagaatagcaaaattaacatatttaatttaaattattttatcattaactataattctacggacacttacatgtataaagtagaTTATCCAGTTTTTCCTCAGAGTTCATgcctgcgccgggtaccccgaccaccgacttgtttatctaccgtcgtaaacaaaatattatatattcttttaatattactttgtttaattatttcttgGGTTTTTTCAGTGTTTatgccaattttaaccaaaattcgTCACTTAGAAAAGGAAATATtcgagttgtctcaataatttccgaagaACCCTCGTATGTGTCAAGAAGCATGGTTGTTGGATTGTATATGTGCTATATAGGTCAGGTCTTGGGGTTAAAGACTGCAGTGTAAGAGTTACGTGTATATTTCATACTTATGCTGTATATGCTTACATGTTATCACCTCATTTCCCTGCTGCCTGATACTGCATGTTTACTACAGAGATCCAAATAAAGCATCAACCAAAATTAATGTATCTAACAACAATGTGGAAGGACAAAGAATCAAATGAAAAGAAGCCTGTTATTtcacaacatttatttttttttaatataaaaaaaaaatcttgtaaatcatgaaaaaaaaccatcactcataaaattgcaaataacaGTGAAAGTAAATGAAGATATAAATGTACAGATTGATGTTCACATGAAGCAAATAAGGTACAAAATATGTAAGGGGATCAAAGTCCTATTGCATAACGAAAGGTGGGGTGATGAATCTGTACCTACTTTTGCGCACACATTAGAGTCAGATTCTGTACCGCCATCAGGGTGGAGTGAGCGTTTTGTCCTGTTATAAGATGTCTGTCAATGATCACATGTACAGCATCCATTTCACTATCTGtagagaaaaatgaaaatacagaaaaacatgATTATAGTAAATCAACAGGAACATTCAGTTACATAGTAATTCAACAGGAACATTTAGTTACATAGTAAATCAACAGAAACaatcagttacatgtacatgtattttgatttttcataatGATTCGTTTTATCTGATTTAGTTTAGTTTATCAAAATTAGCATAAAAATATATGgtttacatttaaaagtaaatcaaaacaaatGCACTATAACCGGTGTTAGCATATCTACAAATATGCAGACTTAGTATGTGTAAGAGTTTACACCTAGATTGTTCACTGTAACCTTGTGTTACTGTAgtctatatacacatgtactgtCTCTGTAAACctgtactgtaaattcctaattaaacgcaaaAACTAATATCCGCGTAATTTTTTTAGAATCTTGCCATGATTGTTTTTTCAGAGTTGAGAACAATAAGAAATAAGGTAAAGAGTTCTGCATTTCTGTTTTTATCTTCTcgcaatttaaaacaaaacagcaCGATCgtagaattaagtactcgcgtaatataaggaatttacagttaCTGAATTTATGGGGCTGGGAATGAAAAGGTCAGGACTAACCACatttaactgtatttttaaaaaaggtcatattaaatGCCATTCATCTACCTGGTTTGAAAGGTAACATGACAATATATAGGGCTTACACAGATCTTAAATGGATCTCATTTCATTACCCAATCAGGTAATGGAGGGAAACTTTAATgtgaacaaataaatattacattttttaaatgctttcttATCTTTCTTTGAAGTTTTTACAATGTCTTCATCTTGTGGTACATCAACTTATTTCTATATGTGCACAGATTAAGAgacaattacaaaattataacTTTCCCTGTTATCTTTCATTTCTATCATGTGTGCTAATTAGGATAACTTACAAggatatatatttgtaatatgtATACACACTGTTATATTGTCTTCTAGAGGTTATGAAGTGTAATAATCTGTAAACACATTGTTTTAATGTCTTCTAAAGATTATGAAGAGTTATAATCTGTATACACACTGTTATATTGTCTACTAGAGATTATGAAGTGTTATAATCTGTAAACACACTGTTATATTGTCTACTAGAGATTATGAATTGTTATAATCTGTATACACACTGTTATATTGTCTACTAGAGATTATGAAGAGTTATAATCTGTATACACACTGTTATATTGTCTACTAGAGATTATGAAGTGTTATAATCTGTATACACACTGTTATATTGTCTACTAGAGATTATGAAGTGTTATAATCTGTATACACACTGCTATATTGTCTACTAGAGATTATGAAGTGTTATAATCTGTAAACACACTGTTATATTGTCTACTAGAGATTATGAAGTGTTATAATCTGTATACACACTGCTATATTGTCTACTAGAGATTATGAAGTGTTATAATCTGTATACACACTGTTATATTGTATTCTAGAGATTATAAATTGCTATTATCTGTATACACACTGTTATATTGTCCACCATGATCCTTGATAAAATCTTCAACAATGACAGGAAGGGAAGAGAACTCCTGGGTCCTGGCCAGCTCAAACACAGAGGGCTGGACAAAACAaagttaaaatctttttcaataatATCAGTCTGTGTTTACTTTCTTCATTCATTATGATTCTGACCCATGAATTCACATCAAAAGATTGATTTTCCAATTatgatactctctctctctctctctctctctctctctctctctctctctctctgatatgCATACCCCAGTCATACTGTAGTTCTTGAATCCCCAGGATTTACCATCGGGTGACATAACACAACAAAGGGCTGCAACTCCGCTTCCTATTGCACAAATTGGTTCTGAAagatacagtttaaaaaatcaaagtactgaagtactgacggtaGTTGAtattatcgattatcatttaatcaaaatcaacgatatgtgattttgcatgacaagaggtatcagtaatcgaaatattgctgagaaaatgtatgtacatgtattcaggcaatattgaactcttgtcttgttcaactaaacgctcggctgtctccgtttatctctgacaagcaagagagactctgttttgtcggatattaacagagacagccaagcgtctggttgaatgagactacattgaactctagtgtaggaatacatacgactttaaaaattatctaaactgtttgtacaatttaaaatcttatatttTCTTGGTAttgataaataagttttcttgaaaaacaatgcttcagaatttatcgattattttcaagaactaagtgttgtcagcagttttgatttgtgcttaggtccaaacactgtttcagtttcgctTTGttcgagtaagtgcataggagagtttattaaattcaacTCCCAACAAGTCAAGTTAGCACGATAATGGTCTTTCTTGCTCAAACATATTACAGAAGATTGCTAAGATAcataatcattatatatataaaacattcaatcTTATCAAAATCAGATCCACATATCTAATTAACCTTGTGTAGCAATGAGCGGATTAAATGAtctaattttaatcagattgtcaaaaatcttattttgaaaaacaacttTGGCACTAGGATGATCCATAATGAACTTTTATGTTTTGATGATGACTggcataaaatatatcaatgaattGACGATTACTTGTGGTATAAAACCCACCTGGCTATTAACATTCTATAAAATAATCAAGAGATCAAGAGTAAAACAACAGTATATCAAATCTTATATTAGTGATGTTGAATAAGTTagagataaaataaattcaCTCCTCTGATAATACATGCAACAAGTGTTTCcacaataatattttaaaagtgaatAGACTAATGTAGACTCCTTTTTATATGCGAGTACCTAATTCCGCAATTCAATTGTTTTGCATCAACTCGCAAGAATATGAAATTGCAAATGCCAAATTTTCATCATAAATTTATCTTGTAtacatctgttaaaaaaaaaaaaagcatgattttttaatttttgaaaagcaattcatgcgattttatgtgaatattaattccttgtgtttatttaagaatttacagtatttgctctctctctctctctctctctctctctctctctctctctctctctctctctctctctctctctctctctctctctctcacacacacacacacacactggaTGATAGATATCATTTGGTAAATAGATGAAGTTAGGTTAGGCATGTCTCTTACTTTTCTCCCTGATGAAGTGGTTGACAATCTGACTGAGTTCTGTGTTACTGGCCAGGTCATGGACCGCCCCGGGGGACGAGGGAATCAACAGAGCAGAGTACCTTGCCGCtgagaaatgaaaaatacattacAGCATCATACACGTTTAAGGGGGTCAAAAAATCTACATGACTGTATATCTACTTATTAAATAGGGCAGAGTACATCACTgctgaaaaaattgaaaaaaacagGAGTACAACAAGGAGAATCATGATGCATAATGTGTTATCTAGTGTATAAAATTTACTAATAGGGCAGAGTGCAGTGCTGCTGAGGAACAAACAAATACactttattgtataattatattactgtACATTGCATTACAACAAAGAGAGTCACAGAACCATGATGTACACTGTGTAACCACTTAATCATGATTTTAGTCCTAGTAtttgatgtacatgtgtaaCCACTTAATCATGATTTTAGTCCTAGtatttaatgtacatgtgtaacCACTTTATCATGATTTTAGTCCTAGTGTTTGGCCACTTAGGATTGAAAATAGTTTTCAGGattaaaaatctgtttcaaAGGATATGATGTTGATTAAGGTCACTCAGTAATTTAACACTGTCATGTATTTTACAGGCCTAtagagatatacatgtacatcagtacaTGTAGATGAGGCTGGTCTTATGGACAACTGTGTATAAAGGTACTTGGGTAGAGGCAACTCAGTGAACCTATTCAAAGTCTATGGGTTTGGATGAGACTGTAAAAGCTCTTACAGTCAAAAGTTTAAAGGAGAATGGGATTAAATAAGGTGATTAAGTACACCTGTACTTACAGTCCACTGTTTCGAATGCTATGGGGTTGGATGATGCTTTACTCCTGAACTCGTTGAACCAGCGTCTATTGTTGTCATCCTGCTGAACATACTCCACATTCTTCCCCTGAAACATGACATGATTTCATAATGAAGTAAAGGCTCAGGTTATAAGTACACCATCCAATACCTCAATAttacttgtttacatttttaagaaattaGAGGGGGTGATCTATAGGGTGGAGCTCAAGATGCTTCAATTGCCTACTATATGCACTATTATGCATGTGATTTCTCTGTAGGCTACATTTGTATGTGATCTGTACATGAGTGACAGAGTCTATATATCAAGATTTATTACTTATAATTCTTCTTTTTATATACACTAAATACAGTGACAGTTGAATAGCAGTGCTGCATGGTGGTCAGGTGGGAATCGTGGGATTGTCAGATTTATTTCACTCTATTCTTATAATCCTTCAACATCCTTCAAGTGTATTTACATGGCATAGAGATAATGGTTACATTGTAGAGCTTACGTGTGGCGAGGCTAGCTGTATGGAGAAGTTGGAACTGGCAAGTGTGTAAGCCTGGATAAATGACTGAGCCGATACACCTGTAAACACAGACAAAAACAGGATTTACATATACCATGTTCAGACATAAAAAAGTATACACTCTTTACACTAAAATACATTTGACAGctgtatttaaatttaaatttaaatttaaacatattttattgagtaatcaaatggattaggcaacaggcaaagcctatataaaccctctccaaaatacaaagtcaagaagtggtgttataaaataatcatagaatataGTATATAGTATGTAGTATAATTTACCAGTTTACAGAGTGATATACATTTTGAATACTAATATACAAAGATAAAGATATAATATACAAGATTGTATACAAGACAAAGGATAAttggataataaataataagcttgacttttgtcatatgatgataAATTAACTTGTTGTTTTACATATACACAACTGTACATGAACACATGAACACAGCTgtatgcacatacatgtaccggtatatataacTGTAATAGTGGGGACCCGCCCACTCTTGACCGAcaatattattgttttgaagCGATACTTCTATGATAAACACTCGCTACAAAAACAACATTTAACCTTTCCATAAATTATTTTGGTTTGTGTGTTTTCTACAACTGTAACTCAGATTCTCACCTTCAACCGCTGAACTTAAAACCATCAAGCAATGTAGTCTGGGCGCAGACATCTTTCACAAATGGAAACTCGAACCcgacataaatacatgtaacaatgtgctgttggaaaaaaaaaattattaagcaCAAGGAATCGTTACAGATGGGAcgtatttttaaagctcttatATCTAATAAAGTGTTTGGAGTTTAATAACTCCATAAggtaaaaagttatttaatttttgtacggaactttttttttcgatttagCATGCGTATGTTTACTTCTGGTTTCGCTTTCGGTTTGAAACATAATGAATGCACAGAGCCCATGTTCATTTGACTGGACAGACGGTTTGGAAAAATATCCTGTATACTGTAGAAAGGAGGATGGAGTACAAGGAAAGGATTCAATGGTAAACTGTTTCGTTTTGAGCACTGTCAGTGGAAGTGAAGCCCTCACCATATTTCTGCCACTTGCTTGTACAGTACATCTATACAATATTGTGGTACCGTTGAGTGTATTAAAACTTTTGCCCATAgacacctgacgttatatatcaaatatatttcctCTACCTATTAACACGTGTATTATTAGGTGGAGAGTATGTATGTtttataacgtcaggtgcctgtatTTTTGTCATACTGAAAAAGTTTGACTTCACTGATCACCATTAGAAATTTGATGTTAAATGGTCTGGGATCACTTAAccaacatttcctttttttttccttaagattgtaaatattatacagttgttgactggggtcgagggcaacagttgatctgttgGACCGgttcgcaaactgttgcccaaggccgAATGCCGCGGACAACAGTTTGCGAGctggtccgacagatcaactgttgcccgagacagtcaacaactgttttgttataccccttctaatcaataacatgttttcgcggaatgtgacgtcaccggtcaacagtcttttttaacagtcaattttaacatttccaatctaacagttccagtccaacagtcaaaatgttgaacttttttaggtatagagttatatagtaactgttttacaggggtacaacaaagtaaaatatgatatgGATCTTTAGTTTCAGTATGTGAAGCACAACATTCCCGGTCCAGGCATTGATAAGGAAAAATTCCTTCCTGTTTTTATCGGTTGTTCCTGCCATGAGTGTATCAGTGACTGCCCTTGTGTGCAGAGATTTGGTCAAAATTACACTGAAGATGGTAAACTTAAAATTTCTTATCTCGACACAGACGAACACAAGGTGATGGTGGAATGTAACAGTAACTGCAGCTGTTCTAAAACGTGTGTAAACAGGGTCGTACAAGGTGGAGTAAAAGTGAGAGTCGAGTTATTCTGGACAGTAAGTAAAGGAATAGGAGTCAGGACTCTGGAAGATTTAGATCCCGGTGCGTTTGTCTGTGAATACGCGGGAGAAAT
This genomic interval carries:
- the LOC117683219 gene encoding glutamine amidotransferase-like class 1 domain-containing protein 1 isoform X3, coding for MSAPRLHCLMVLSSAVEGVSAQSFIQAYTLASSNFSIQLASPHGKNVEYVQQDDNNRRWFNEFRSKASSNPIAFETVDSARYSALLIPSSPGAVHDLASNTELSQIVNHFIREKKPICAIGSGVAALCCVMSPDGKSWGFKNYSMTGPSVFELARTQEFSSLPVIVEDFIKDHGGQYNNSEMDAVHVIIDRHLITGQNAHSTLMAVQNLTLMCAQNKHAVSGSREMRLPLSPA
- the LOC117683219 gene encoding glutamine amidotransferase-like class 1 domain-containing protein 1 isoform X1, yielding MSAPRLHCLMVLSSAVEGVSAQSFIQAYTLASSNFSIQLASPHGKNVEYVQQDDNNRRWFNEFRSKASSNPIAFETVDSARYSALLIPSSPGAVHDLASNTELSQIVNHFIREKKPICAIGSGVAALCCVMSPDGKSWGFKNYSMTGPSVFELARTQEFSSLPVIVEDFIKDHGGQYNNSEMDAVHVIIDRHLITGQNTHSTLIAVQNLTLMCAQNCRQMYFIWIRIWAFFLTNFLRQDFTRRTGINT
- the LOC117683219 gene encoding glutamine amidotransferase-like class 1 domain-containing protein 1 isoform X5 translates to MSAPRLHCLMVLSSAVEGVSAQSFIQAYTLASSNFSIQLASPHGKNVEYVQQDDNNRRWFNEFRSKASSNPIAFETVDSARYSALLIPSSPGAVHDLASNTELSQIVNHFIREKKPICAIGSGVAALCCVMSPDGKSWGFKNYSMTGPSVFELARTQEFSSLPVIVEDFIKDHGGQYNNSEMDAVHVIIDRHLITGQNTHSTLIAVQNLTLMCAQNKHAVSGSRDMR
- the LOC117683219 gene encoding glutamine amidotransferase-like class 1 domain-containing protein 1 isoform X8, whose amino-acid sequence is MSAPRLHCLMVLSSAVEGVSAQSFIQAYTLASSNFSIQLASPHGKNVEYVQQDDNNRRWFNEFRSKASSNPIAFETVDSARYSALLIPSSPGAVHDLASNTELSQIVNHFIREKKPICAIGSGVAALCCVMSPDGKSWGFKNYSMTGPSVFELARTQEFSSLPVIVEDFIKDHGGQYNNSEMDAVHVIIDRHLITGQNTHSTLIAVQNLTLMCAQKLPHTPA
- the LOC117683219 gene encoding glutamine amidotransferase-like class 1 domain-containing protein 1 isoform X4, which produces MSAPRLHCLMVLSSAVEGVSAQSFIQAYTLASSNFSIQLASPHGKNVEYVQQDDNNRRWFNEFRSKASSNPIAFETVDSARYSALLIPSSPGAVHDLASNTELSQIVNHFIREKKPICAIGSGVAALCCVMSPDGKSWGFKNYSMTGPSVFELARTQEFSSLPVIVEDFIKDHGGQYNNSEMDAVHVIIDRHLITGQNAHSTLMAVQNLTLMCAQNKHAVSGSREMR
- the LOC117683219 gene encoding glutamine amidotransferase-like class 1 domain-containing protein 1 isoform X7; amino-acid sequence: MSAPRLHCLMVLSSAVEGVSAQSFIQAYTLASSNFSIQLASPHGKNVEYVQQDDNNRRWFNEFRSKASSNPIAFETVDSARYSALLIPSSPGAVHDLASNTELSQIVNHFIREKKPICAIGSGVAALCCVMSPDGKSWGFKNYSMTGPSVFELARTQEFSSLPVIVEDFIKDHGGQYNNSEMDAVHVIIDRHLITGQNAHSTLMAVQNLTLMCAQKLPLSPA